Proteins co-encoded in one Nothobranchius furzeri strain GRZ-AD chromosome 4, NfurGRZ-RIMD1, whole genome shotgun sequence genomic window:
- the LOC107388537 gene encoding cytochrome P450 2D9 isoform X2, whose translation MFLSIVLLWISICFILLLLKSQRPKNFPPGPPAWPVLGNLFHLTSEDPVKNLEKLRQSYGNVYSLFLGSKPAVVINGLKAMKEAMVTKAADFAGRPQDLLINELTRSKGVILVDYGSTWRKNRHFDLMTLKIFGLGKKSMEDRIHEELQHTVKILDQSAGETLSPQVMFHNVASNVICKVLFGTRYEYDDESIKVMIQRFIELTKLINGPWAMVYDSLPFIHPVMLPKMKGIRIVQAFLSFAVSRVNEHKTSRIPGKQRDFIDCYLDELDKNDESSFSEEQLVRQLFDLYLAGTDTTANTLLTAFLYLMNHPQIQERCQQEIDQVLEGKDRVTFEDRHNMPYMQAVIHEVQRVANSVPLSIYHCTTKDTELMGYSIPKGTLIIQNMISVLKEEGQWKFPHDFNPENFLDKAGEFVKPEAFMPFSAGPRMCLGEGLARMELFLITVTLLRKYKFIWPEEAGEPDYTRVFGGTSTPKPFNMKILLRSL comes from the exons ATGTTTTTGTCAATAGTTCTGCTGTGGATCTCCATTTGCTTCATCCTCCTTCTACTTAAATCTCAGAGACCCAAGAATTTCCCACCTGGACCCCCAGCCTGGCCCGTCTTGGGGAACCTTTTTCATCTTACTTCAGAGGATCCTGTGAAGAACTTGGAGAAG CTGAGACAGTCGTACGGAAACGTGTACAGTCTGTTCCTCGGTTCCAAACCTGCTGTAGTCATCAACGGGCTAAAGGCGATGAAGGAGGCGATGGTGACCAAAGCTGCCGACTTCGCTGGAAGACCTCAAGACCTGTTAATTAATGAGCTGACGCGGAGCAAAG GTGTGATTCTGGTCGATTACGGCTCAACCTGGAGGAAGAATCGCCATTTTGATCTGATGACTTTGAAAATCTTTGGTCTTGGAAAGAAATCAATGGAGGACCGGATTCATGAAGAGCTGCAGCACACCGTTAAAATCCTGGACCAGAGCGCAG GTGAAACTCTGAGTCCTCAGGTTATGTTTCATAACGTCGCCTCCAACGTCATCTGTAAGGTTCTGTTTGGTACGCGTTATGAGTACGATGATGAAAGCATCAAAGTGATGATTCAGCGCTTCATTGAGTTGACTAAATTAATCAACGGACCGTGGGCCATG GTGTATGACTCTCTTCCTTTCATTCATCCTGTGATGCTGCCCAAAATGAAAGGGATTAGGATTGTACAG GCTTTTCTGAGTTTTGCAGTCAGCCGGGTGAACGAACACAAGACGAGCAGAATCCCTGGAAAACAACGAGATTTTATTGACTGTTATCTGGATGAGCTGGATAAG AACGACGAGTCATCGTTTTCAGAGGAACAACTCGTCAGACAGCTGTTTGATCTTTACCTTGCTGGAACCGACACCACCGCCAACACGCTCCTCACAGCGTTCCTCTACCTGATGAATCACCCTCAAATACAAG AGCGATGCCAGCAGGAGATCGATCAGGTGTTAGAAGGAAAGGATCGGGTCACCTTTGAGGACAGACACAACATGCCTTACATGCAG GCTGTGATCCATGAAGTCCAGAGAGTCGCCAACAGCGTTCCTCTCAGCATCTACCACTGCACAACTAAAGACACAGAACTGATGGGATACTCCATTCCCAAG GGAACGTTGATCATCCAGAACATGATCTCTGTGCTGAAGGAGGAGGGTCAGTGGAAGTTCCCTCATGACTTCAACCCCGAGAACTTCCTGGACAAGGCGGGGGAGTTTGTCAAACCAGAGGCCTTCATGCCTTTCTCTGCAG GTCCTCGGATGTGCCTCGGAGAGGGTCTGGCTCGTATGGAGCTCTTCCTCATCACGGTGACTCTGCTGAGAAAGTATAAGTTCATCTGGCCAGAGGAGGCTGGAGAACCAGACTACACGAGAGTCTTTGGGGGAACTTCAACTCCAAAACCTTTTAACATGAAGATCCTGTTGAGGTCCTTGTA g
- the LOC107388537 gene encoding cytochrome P450 2D9 isoform X1 — protein sequence MFLSIVLLWISICFILLLLKSQRPKNFPPGPPAWPVLGNLFHLTSEDPVKNLEKLRQSYGNVYSLFLGSKPAVVINGLKAMKEAMVTKAADFAGRPQDLLINELTRSKGVILVDYGSTWRKNRHFDLMTLKIFGLGKKSMEDRIHEELQHTVKILDQSAGETLSPQVMFHNVASNVICKVLFGTRYEYDDESIKVMIQRFIELTKLINGPWAMVYDSLPFIHPVMLPKMKGIRIVQAFLSFAVSRVNEHKTSRIPGKQRDFIDCYLDELDKKNDESSFSEEQLVRQLFDLYLAGTDTTANTLLTAFLYLMNHPQIQERCQQEIDQVLEGKDRVTFEDRHNMPYMQAVIHEVQRVANSVPLSIYHCTTKDTELMGYSIPKGTLIIQNMISVLKEEGQWKFPHDFNPENFLDKAGEFVKPEAFMPFSAGPRMCLGEGLARMELFLITVTLLRKYKFIWPEEAGEPDYTRVFGGTSTPKPFNMKILLRSL from the exons ATGTTTTTGTCAATAGTTCTGCTGTGGATCTCCATTTGCTTCATCCTCCTTCTACTTAAATCTCAGAGACCCAAGAATTTCCCACCTGGACCCCCAGCCTGGCCCGTCTTGGGGAACCTTTTTCATCTTACTTCAGAGGATCCTGTGAAGAACTTGGAGAAG CTGAGACAGTCGTACGGAAACGTGTACAGTCTGTTCCTCGGTTCCAAACCTGCTGTAGTCATCAACGGGCTAAAGGCGATGAAGGAGGCGATGGTGACCAAAGCTGCCGACTTCGCTGGAAGACCTCAAGACCTGTTAATTAATGAGCTGACGCGGAGCAAAG GTGTGATTCTGGTCGATTACGGCTCAACCTGGAGGAAGAATCGCCATTTTGATCTGATGACTTTGAAAATCTTTGGTCTTGGAAAGAAATCAATGGAGGACCGGATTCATGAAGAGCTGCAGCACACCGTTAAAATCCTGGACCAGAGCGCAG GTGAAACTCTGAGTCCTCAGGTTATGTTTCATAACGTCGCCTCCAACGTCATCTGTAAGGTTCTGTTTGGTACGCGTTATGAGTACGATGATGAAAGCATCAAAGTGATGATTCAGCGCTTCATTGAGTTGACTAAATTAATCAACGGACCGTGGGCCATG GTGTATGACTCTCTTCCTTTCATTCATCCTGTGATGCTGCCCAAAATGAAAGGGATTAGGATTGTACAG GCTTTTCTGAGTTTTGCAGTCAGCCGGGTGAACGAACACAAGACGAGCAGAATCCCTGGAAAACAACGAGATTTTATTGACTGTTATCTGGATGAGCTGGATAAG AAGAACGACGAGTCATCGTTTTCAGAGGAACAACTCGTCAGACAGCTGTTTGATCTTTACCTTGCTGGAACCGACACCACCGCCAACACGCTCCTCACAGCGTTCCTCTACCTGATGAATCACCCTCAAATACAAG AGCGATGCCAGCAGGAGATCGATCAGGTGTTAGAAGGAAAGGATCGGGTCACCTTTGAGGACAGACACAACATGCCTTACATGCAG GCTGTGATCCATGAAGTCCAGAGAGTCGCCAACAGCGTTCCTCTCAGCATCTACCACTGCACAACTAAAGACACAGAACTGATGGGATACTCCATTCCCAAG GGAACGTTGATCATCCAGAACATGATCTCTGTGCTGAAGGAGGAGGGTCAGTGGAAGTTCCCTCATGACTTCAACCCCGAGAACTTCCTGGACAAGGCGGGGGAGTTTGTCAAACCAGAGGCCTTCATGCCTTTCTCTGCAG GTCCTCGGATGTGCCTCGGAGAGGGTCTGGCTCGTATGGAGCTCTTCCTCATCACGGTGACTCTGCTGAGAAAGTATAAGTTCATCTGGCCAGAGGAGGCTGGAGAACCAGACTACACGAGAGTCTTTGGGGGAACTTCAACTCCAAAACCTTTTAACATGAAGATCCTGTTGAGGTCCTTGTA g